One window from the genome of Cyclobacterium amurskyense encodes:
- a CDS encoding YncE family protein, producing the protein MKHAFYYLLFLLILSTLSSCREDDFISLPDEDKLPEQEASNIAGFYLLNEGNMNMNKASLDYYDYQTGLYTRNLYGTANPTSTLGLGDVGNDLGLYGSKLYAVINASNKVEVMDAETTERIAVLEVKNCRYVTFDGGFVYVSAYDGEVSLGNDKPNGFIAKYDTTNFDQINRIEVGRQPEEMAVSNGKLYIANSGGYSPPQYESTISVIDLDSFKVIKAIEVAINLHRVKADGKGNIYVSSRGDYYDTPSNLFVIDTQLDQVIDKFDIPCSNLTISGDTAYVIGSAFDYSLGDFKVDYAMINTQTRELLSQPFISQELVDKIKMPYGLAVDAYSGNIYITDAGDYVSPGKLYAYNLKADSLLFEQVTGDIPAQIAFVFKKPYKD; encoded by the coding sequence ATGAAACACGCATTTTACTACCTCTTATTCCTACTTATTCTATCTACTCTATCGAGTTGTAGGGAAGACGATTTTATTTCTTTGCCAGACGAGGACAAGCTACCTGAGCAAGAAGCCTCCAATATTGCCGGATTTTATCTGCTTAATGAAGGCAATATGAATATGAACAAGGCTTCATTGGATTATTACGATTACCAAACAGGGCTATATACCAGGAATCTATATGGCACAGCAAACCCAACTTCAACCCTTGGCTTAGGAGATGTAGGTAATGATTTAGGCCTTTATGGATCCAAACTTTATGCTGTAATCAATGCCTCCAATAAAGTGGAAGTGATGGATGCTGAGACTACAGAACGTATAGCTGTTTTAGAAGTGAAGAATTGCCGCTATGTAACTTTTGATGGGGGATTTGTCTATGTGAGTGCCTATGATGGGGAGGTTTCTTTGGGGAATGATAAGCCAAACGGCTTCATAGCCAAATATGACACCACCAATTTTGACCAAATAAATAGAATAGAGGTAGGTCGGCAACCTGAAGAAATGGCTGTTTCCAATGGTAAACTTTACATCGCTAATTCTGGAGGCTATAGTCCTCCCCAGTATGAAAGCACCATTTCAGTCATTGACCTGGATTCATTTAAAGTCATCAAAGCTATAGAAGTTGCCATCAACCTGCACCGAGTGAAAGCAGATGGAAAAGGGAATATTTATGTCAGCTCAAGGGGTGATTATTACGATACCCCTTCCAACCTATTTGTCATAGACACCCAATTAGACCAAGTAATTGACAAGTTTGACATCCCTTGTTCCAACCTTACTATCAGTGGAGATACTGCTTATGTGATCGGTTCAGCATTTGACTATTCTTTGGGAGATTTTAAGGTTGACTATGCGATGATCAACACTCAAACCAGGGAACTCCTCTCCCAGCCCTTTATTTCCCAAGAATTAGTAGACAAGATCAAAATGCCTTATGGTCTGGCAGTAGATGCTTATTCTGGAAATATTTACATCACAGATGCCGGAGACTATGTTTCTCCAGGCAAACTATATGCCTATAACCTTAAAGCTGATTCACTGCTTTTCGAACAAGTTACTGGTGACATTCCCGCCCAAATCGCATTTGTATTCAAAAAACCATATAAAGACTAA
- a CDS encoding FAD-dependent oxidoreductase — protein MIKENFTKEKRSLKIESITSDLVIVGGGLAGTCCAITAAREGLNVVLVQDRPILGGNGSSEVRLWILGATSHMGNNNRWAREGGLVDEILLENLYRNPEGNPLILDTILIEKVTELPNIRLLLNTAMYDLEKKSPDEIDHVLAFCSQNSIQYKLKAPLFVDGSGDGIMSFMAGAAFRMGAESADEFDEAFAPDHQYGELLGHSLYFYSKDTGKPVRFVPPSYANTEISQLPRFKSFNLKDHGCRLWWVEYGGRKDTVHESETIKWELWRVIYGIWNHLKNSGENPEVANHTLEWVGTIPGKRESRRFEGDYILSQKDLVEQRSFDDAVSFGGWALDLHPADGVYGEKPGCTQWHTKGVYQIPYRTMYSKNISNLFLTGRIISASHVAFGSSRVMATCAHNAQAVAMAAVLCKKQQISPSDILKEGRIEALKDNLVLQGQYIPNHVLRLKDDLAQDAKISASSTMRLSGLAFDGPWKSLTFAAAQMLPLAPGKIPAMKFQFKATENTRLVVSLLKSEKKGNFSPEIILAQNELELTLGEQYLTVDLQVNIDKTEYYFVAFSANEKVSIRSSQTRATGLLSVFQKFNKAVATSSRQEPPKGIGIEAFDFWLPERRPEGHNLAFEFTQAIDPFSINFLTNGIFRPTVSTNAWAAALDDTEPTIEMFWDKVQNINSLSVYFDTDFDHALESTLMGHPESEIPFCVKDIQLTDGSGKVLAEIQDNHRTVVTIKFKTPVQTDKLLLTFKQQNVHVPVAIFGIICL, from the coding sequence ATGATTAAAGAAAATTTTACTAAGGAAAAGCGGTCTTTAAAAATCGAATCGATTACTTCAGATCTGGTAATAGTAGGTGGAGGACTTGCAGGAACTTGTTGCGCCATTACGGCAGCAAGAGAGGGCCTCAATGTTGTATTGGTGCAAGACAGGCCCATTCTCGGTGGCAATGGTTCTTCAGAAGTGAGGCTTTGGATCTTGGGTGCAACCTCCCATATGGGCAATAACAATCGATGGGCCAGGGAAGGCGGCTTAGTGGATGAGATCTTGTTGGAAAACCTCTATAGGAACCCAGAGGGGAATCCATTGATATTGGATACCATACTCATCGAGAAAGTTACGGAACTACCAAATATCCGCTTGCTTTTGAATACGGCCATGTACGATTTGGAAAAGAAAAGCCCGGATGAAATTGATCATGTGCTGGCATTTTGCAGTCAAAACTCAATTCAATACAAACTCAAGGCCCCCTTATTTGTGGACGGATCAGGAGATGGCATCATGAGCTTTATGGCTGGGGCAGCTTTTCGTATGGGTGCCGAATCCGCGGATGAATTTGATGAAGCCTTTGCACCGGATCACCAATATGGAGAGCTGTTGGGACACAGTCTTTACTTCTACAGCAAAGACACAGGCAAGCCTGTTCGGTTTGTTCCTCCAAGTTATGCCAATACGGAAATCTCCCAATTGCCAAGGTTTAAATCTTTCAATTTGAAAGACCATGGCTGTAGACTTTGGTGGGTAGAATATGGGGGAAGAAAAGATACAGTTCATGAATCGGAAACGATTAAGTGGGAATTGTGGCGGGTGATCTATGGCATCTGGAATCACCTGAAAAATTCAGGGGAAAACCCTGAAGTGGCCAACCATACTTTGGAATGGGTAGGAACAATTCCAGGTAAAAGAGAAAGCAGAAGATTTGAAGGTGACTATATTTTATCTCAAAAAGATTTGGTGGAACAACGCAGTTTTGACGATGCAGTTTCCTTTGGTGGATGGGCCCTTGACCTTCATCCTGCGGATGGTGTTTATGGAGAAAAACCCGGCTGTACACAGTGGCATACCAAGGGCGTTTATCAAATTCCTTACAGGACCATGTACAGCAAAAACATCAGTAATTTATTTTTGACCGGAAGGATAATTAGTGCCAGTCATGTGGCCTTTGGATCGAGTCGGGTAATGGCCACTTGTGCTCATAATGCACAGGCCGTGGCGATGGCTGCTGTGCTCTGTAAAAAGCAGCAAATTTCTCCTTCAGATATCCTCAAAGAGGGTAGGATAGAAGCACTAAAAGATAACTTGGTTTTACAAGGACAATACATCCCAAATCATGTGCTAAGGCTGAAAGATGACTTGGCTCAGGACGCAAAAATATCCGCCTCATCTACCATGCGATTGTCGGGATTGGCCTTTGATGGTCCATGGAAATCCCTGACCTTTGCAGCCGCACAAATGTTACCCCTTGCACCTGGAAAGATTCCGGCCATGAAATTCCAATTCAAGGCTACCGAAAACACAAGATTAGTAGTGTCGCTGTTGAAAAGTGAGAAGAAAGGTAATTTCAGTCCTGAAATCATTTTGGCCCAAAATGAGTTGGAATTAACTTTAGGTGAACAGTATTTAACAGTTGATTTACAGGTTAATATAGATAAAACAGAATATTATTTTGTGGCCTTTTCAGCCAATGAAAAGGTGTCCATCAGGAGCAGTCAAACAAGGGCTACAGGTCTGTTGTCAGTCTTTCAAAAATTCAATAAAGCAGTGGCTACTTCTAGTAGACAGGAACCTCCTAAAGGTATTGGTATTGAGGCATTTGACTTTTGGTTGCCTGAAAGAAGACCAGAAGGGCACAACCTTGCATTTGAGTTTACACAAGCTATTGACCCGTTTTCAATAAATTTCTTGACAAATGGAATTTTCCGGCCTACAGTGAGTACAAATGCTTGGGCAGCAGCCTTAGATGATACCGAACCTACCATTGAGATGTTTTGGGATAAAGTGCAGAATATTAATAGTTTAAGTGTGTATTTCGATACTGATTTTGACCATGCCCTGGAGTCTACCTTGATGGGACATCCTGAATCGGAAATACCTTTTTGTGTAAAAGACATTCAATTGACTGACGGTAGTGGGAAAGTCTTGGCTGAAATACAGGACAACCACCGAACGGTAGTAACAATTAAATTTAAAACCCCGGTACAAACGGACAAGCTGCTGCTTACCTTTAAGCAACAAAATGTGCATGTTCCGGTGGCCATATTTGGAATAATATGTTTGTAA
- a CDS encoding sodium:solute symporter family protein, whose amino-acid sequence MHQIDYLTIFVFTLIILGAGLSFGKQGGDMKSFFAAGGAVPWSISGLSLFMSFFSAGTFVVWGSIAYEWGWVAITIQMAMCISGFLIGKYLAPKWKQTRSITVAAYLTDRFGKKIQQYYTFIFLVLSLGYTGAFLYPVAKILNVVTGFDIYYAILLLGGMIMIYTAVGGLWAVIVTDVLQFVILTAAVLIVLPLSLEKVGGINQFIAEAPDTFFNIFNGEYTFWFILAFVGYNTIFIGGNWAYVQRYTSVKDTASAKKVGYLFGILYLISPLIWMLPPMIYRVLDPSLVGLETEGAYLRMCMSVLPVGMLGLMLGGMIFATASSVNTSLNLAAAVLTNDVYQPLYPKASHKTLMKVARLATLLFGLGTIGVAFMVPLAGGIVEVVLSIGAVTGGALYAPAIWGLFSKRQTGNSILVVTSVSLVINVFFKFVSPTLLSFSLGRSSEMIVGVFLPIVLLAIYELYAKNKNIESAQYQRYALKAQPTQEELTESLTSGQNQNTYGYKVMGWAFISIALLFFALGLWGGGGGVYLFIMGLLILALGTYAVRYASNKAKAQVLK is encoded by the coding sequence ATGCATCAAATAGACTACCTAACCATCTTTGTTTTCACCCTAATTATTCTTGGAGCAGGACTGTCCTTTGGGAAGCAAGGAGGGGATATGAAATCCTTTTTCGCCGCCGGAGGAGCAGTTCCTTGGTCCATCAGTGGCCTATCACTTTTTATGAGCTTTTTCTCCGCAGGTACCTTTGTAGTTTGGGGTTCCATTGCTTATGAATGGGGCTGGGTAGCCATTACCATTCAAATGGCCATGTGTATCAGTGGGTTTTTGATCGGTAAATACCTTGCTCCTAAATGGAAGCAAACCCGGTCGATCACTGTCGCAGCTTACCTTACCGACAGGTTTGGCAAAAAAATCCAACAATATTATACCTTTATTTTTCTGGTGCTATCTCTGGGCTATACTGGAGCTTTTCTTTACCCTGTAGCCAAGATCCTAAATGTGGTGACGGGTTTTGATATCTACTATGCCATCTTGCTCTTAGGGGGCATGATTATGATCTATACAGCCGTTGGAGGGCTTTGGGCAGTTATCGTCACAGATGTGCTCCAATTTGTGATCCTTACTGCAGCAGTCTTGATTGTATTACCCCTTTCTCTGGAGAAGGTAGGAGGCATAAATCAATTTATAGCCGAAGCGCCGGATACGTTTTTTAACATTTTTAATGGAGAATATACCTTTTGGTTTATACTGGCCTTCGTAGGTTACAACACCATATTTATTGGAGGAAACTGGGCTTATGTACAGCGTTATACCTCCGTGAAGGATACAGCCTCAGCGAAGAAGGTTGGCTATCTCTTTGGTATATTGTACCTGATAAGTCCTTTGATTTGGATGTTACCTCCTATGATCTACCGGGTGCTTGACCCAAGTTTGGTAGGTTTGGAAACGGAGGGGGCCTACCTGAGGATGTGCATGAGCGTACTTCCTGTGGGCATGCTTGGCCTGATGTTGGGAGGGATGATCTTTGCCACGGCCAGTTCTGTGAATACTTCTCTCAACCTGGCAGCAGCGGTATTGACCAATGATGTCTACCAACCCCTTTATCCTAAAGCAAGCCATAAGACCCTAATGAAAGTTGCAAGACTGGCAACCTTGCTTTTTGGGCTGGGTACCATTGGAGTGGCTTTTATGGTGCCATTGGCGGGAGGAATTGTTGAAGTGGTCTTGAGTATAGGGGCGGTAACTGGAGGTGCCTTGTATGCCCCGGCTATTTGGGGATTGTTCTCTAAAAGACAGACGGGTAATTCCATTCTAGTAGTTACTAGTGTAAGTTTGGTGATCAACGTGTTTTTTAAATTCGTGTCACCAACCTTGCTGTCCTTTTCACTGGGTCGAAGCAGTGAAATGATTGTTGGCGTCTTTTTACCCATAGTCCTATTGGCTATTTACGAGCTGTACGCTAAAAATAAAAACATTGAAAGTGCCCAATACCAGCGGTATGCGCTTAAAGCCCAACCAACACAGGAAGAATTGACTGAAAGTTTAACTTCAGGTCAAAATCAAAATACCTATGGTTATAAGGTAATGGGTTGGGCATTTATAAGTATTGCTTTATTGTTTTTTGCCCTTGGTTTGTGGGGAGGAGGAGGTGGAGTTTACCTCTTCATTATGGGATTATTAATCCTTGCTTTGGGAACCTATGCTGTGCGTTATGCAAGCAATAAGGCCAAAGCGCAGGTTCTAAAATAA
- a CDS encoding discoidin domain-containing protein, which yields MSKFGILSPKYWGIVALLLFGISPVLAQKNLSFSATASSSSSQENHAEKLSIDGDLQTHWSSLSEDKNAWLVLRFPGATEVIKVEINFAPTAVPNETIYLQYLLNGDWKTFHKVENNRAKKIEIQLKKPQLIDRVRLTAQDQKAMEISEVLLLGQQYSDESGLENKPILVNQSGYNLYRSKRFTAPGISDETPFSIVNVKTGKAQFSGKVKGEKGDFSAFNPLTEDEFLVRVKELGSFPFRIGPNWMERVTYRNMIDFMLGARHYTGTVKDIRRISFAWRDGDFFNWSMQSLVAMYLSNPEAYERMERKGQYVSNESFADNYKGLWGKLEPFAPETPDIIQLIHWDADVKISQKLDHEMQKAELAHFLYAWPYLKQWLPQQNFDIVYQYLKDNWEKETVSEHSLSQYNLSKEHNLLSLKTQLGTTKGEMPPGFSVIPNLMLYEVALREGDVAAEKFFAAAYRQLDWMINNLDWSDPMTTKGQRMSEHMTMRAFAYFYQQFPERAPEGIPEKVKEWAQLMLDRSDNLWDFRKYSVEEWTPPGWNETGNILGFPAAVFAANGILEDKTLINDLEMLAWSHFENSFGRNPTGRQFSYKGPEEVEGVDLGWYSRHRGGIGLLDEVQFVFDGSPKSFHYPNFPEAGDLGWTEGWVQFNTAFNLSMAYMANYYTDIALEKKGKGKYIVALTAPLNFDYKTIESVSLKISNQSGDSMMVQLKEDQPLGVKLIGAIEFTGDAIFFENQKLPFGKDDTLTLSYGYGFFQRSLVLSVADFN from the coding sequence ATGAGTAAATTTGGAATTTTATCCCCAAAATATTGGGGAATTGTAGCGCTCTTATTGTTTGGGATTTCACCAGTGCTTGCCCAAAAAAACTTGTCCTTTTCGGCCACTGCAAGTAGCAGTTCATCGCAGGAAAATCATGCTGAAAAATTGTCCATTGATGGAGACCTTCAGACTCATTGGAGCAGCTTGTCTGAGGATAAAAATGCCTGGTTGGTTTTGCGTTTTCCGGGAGCTACGGAAGTTATAAAAGTGGAAATAAATTTCGCTCCAACCGCTGTTCCCAATGAGACAATATACCTGCAATATTTACTAAATGGAGATTGGAAAACTTTCCATAAGGTGGAAAATAATAGGGCAAAAAAAATAGAAATTCAACTGAAAAAACCTCAGCTAATTGACCGAGTTCGGCTGACTGCTCAGGATCAAAAAGCGATGGAAATAAGTGAAGTGCTTTTGCTTGGCCAACAATATTCGGATGAAAGTGGCTTGGAAAACAAACCCATTCTTGTCAATCAAAGTGGTTACAATCTATACCGAAGCAAACGTTTTACTGCTCCCGGAATTTCTGATGAAACCCCTTTTTCTATTGTAAATGTCAAAACTGGAAAGGCCCAATTCTCAGGAAAAGTTAAAGGAGAGAAAGGAGATTTTTCAGCTTTCAACCCGCTAACTGAAGATGAGTTTTTGGTCCGAGTTAAGGAACTCGGATCCTTTCCATTTAGGATCGGACCCAATTGGATGGAGAGAGTTACCTATCGAAACATGATCGATTTTATGTTGGGCGCGAGGCATTATACAGGTACGGTTAAAGATATTCGGCGCATCAGTTTTGCCTGGAGGGATGGGGATTTTTTCAATTGGTCCATGCAAAGTTTAGTGGCCATGTACCTGAGCAATCCGGAAGCATACGAGCGCATGGAAAGAAAAGGACAATATGTTTCCAACGAGAGCTTTGCTGACAATTACAAAGGACTTTGGGGAAAGTTGGAACCTTTTGCACCGGAAACACCAGATATCATCCAGCTCATCCATTGGGATGCAGATGTGAAAATTAGCCAAAAACTAGATCATGAAATGCAAAAGGCAGAGTTGGCACATTTCTTATATGCCTGGCCTTATTTAAAGCAATGGCTGCCGCAACAAAACTTTGACATTGTTTACCAATATTTAAAAGACAATTGGGAAAAAGAGACTGTTTCTGAGCATTCCCTTTCCCAGTACAATTTGAGCAAGGAGCACAATTTGCTTTCCTTGAAGACCCAATTGGGAACGACAAAAGGGGAGATGCCTCCAGGGTTTTCTGTCATTCCAAATTTGATGCTGTATGAAGTCGCCCTACGGGAAGGTGATGTAGCTGCTGAGAAATTCTTTGCGGCCGCTTATAGACAGTTGGATTGGATGATTAATAATTTGGATTGGTCAGATCCCATGACCACCAAAGGGCAAAGGATGTCCGAGCACATGACCATGCGGGCCTTTGCTTATTTTTACCAGCAATTTCCAGAAAGGGCACCTGAAGGTATTCCTGAAAAAGTCAAGGAATGGGCACAGTTGATGTTGGACCGTTCAGACAATCTATGGGATTTCAGAAAATACAGTGTCGAAGAATGGACGCCTCCCGGCTGGAATGAAACCGGAAATATTTTAGGATTCCCTGCAGCAGTTTTTGCAGCAAATGGAATTTTGGAGGATAAGACTTTAATTAATGATTTGGAAATGTTGGCTTGGTCTCATTTTGAGAATTCCTTTGGACGCAATCCAACAGGTAGACAGTTTTCTTACAAAGGGCCTGAAGAAGTAGAGGGCGTAGACCTGGGCTGGTACAGCAGGCATAGAGGAGGGATAGGTTTATTGGATGAGGTCCAGTTTGTATTTGATGGCTCTCCAAAATCTTTCCACTATCCCAATTTCCCCGAGGCAGGGGATTTGGGTTGGACAGAAGGCTGGGTACAGTTCAATACTGCATTTAATTTGAGTATGGCCTATATGGCCAATTACTACACGGATATTGCACTGGAGAAAAAAGGTAAAGGAAAATACATTGTTGCCCTCACTGCCCCACTTAATTTTGATTATAAGACCATAGAAAGCGTTTCGCTCAAAATTTCCAATCAATCTGGAGACAGCATGATGGTCCAACTAAAGGAAGATCAACCATTAGGGGTAAAATTAATTGGCGCAATTGAATTCACTGGAGATGCCATTTTTTTCGAAAACCAGAAGCTTCCGTTTGGAAAGGATGATACCCTTACCCTGAGTTATGGTTATGGGTTTTTTCAGCGAAGCTTGGTTTTGTCGGTTGCAGATTTTAACTAA
- a CDS encoding alginate lyase family protein, with the protein MSFNLKIRIALNVFLFIGLISPSLLWAQKDGFILLEGTVMEKARENIDTNSPQKTPELKALIMAAEEALSSSPFSVIHKKQLPPSGDIHDYTSMGPYWWPDPEKEDGLPYIRRDGEINPEYFDYKDKEEMGKLLNSLKVLSQAFYFTGNEKYAAQAIHLANAWFLDPDTKMNPNLNFAQRIPGRTEGRGIGIIDTRKMAELPDQFRMLSSSTHWNTSFEEGMKYWLTKYVSWLVNSKHGKDEAVHGNNHTTWYFAQIIPLTLYLGQTDRADSLAKAGLPLIMEEMIEKDGSQPAELARTRSWDYSSMNLLAIMYYAMACEKVGIDLWNRESEKGGSIQKALDFLNAYTGKKLEWPYEQIKERDLSRIKEQLNIAAYKYLDKSYKKDADQMISLNPEFSYWDLVSFKQIRK; encoded by the coding sequence ATGAGCTTTAACCTAAAAATTCGAATTGCCCTTAATGTTTTCCTGTTTATTGGCTTGATCTCCCCAAGCTTACTTTGGGCACAGAAGGATGGCTTTATTCTTTTAGAAGGTACTGTAATGGAAAAAGCCAGAGAGAATATAGATACTAATTCTCCTCAAAAAACACCTGAATTAAAGGCATTGATTATGGCAGCTGAGGAGGCCTTAAGTAGCAGTCCATTTTCAGTCATACATAAAAAGCAATTGCCTCCAAGTGGAGATATACATGATTACACCAGTATGGGGCCTTATTGGTGGCCTGATCCCGAAAAAGAGGATGGACTACCCTATATCAGGAGAGATGGAGAAATTAATCCTGAGTACTTTGATTATAAGGATAAAGAGGAGATGGGTAAATTACTCAATTCCTTAAAAGTGTTAAGTCAGGCATTTTATTTTACTGGCAATGAAAAATATGCTGCTCAAGCTATCCATTTAGCGAATGCTTGGTTTTTAGATCCCGATACCAAAATGAATCCCAACCTAAATTTTGCCCAGCGGATTCCCGGAAGAACGGAAGGAAGGGGAATAGGTATTATTGATACCAGAAAGATGGCAGAATTACCGGATCAATTTAGGATGCTCTCAAGTTCCACCCATTGGAATACCTCATTTGAGGAAGGTATGAAATATTGGCTGACGAAATATGTATCATGGCTTGTAAATAGCAAACACGGTAAGGATGAAGCCGTACATGGCAATAACCATACAACTTGGTATTTTGCTCAAATTATTCCCTTGACTTTGTATTTGGGACAGACAGATAGAGCAGATAGTTTGGCAAAAGCTGGGCTTCCTTTGATAATGGAAGAAATGATTGAGAAGGATGGAAGCCAACCTGCAGAGTTGGCAAGAACTCGTTCTTGGGATTATAGTAGCATGAACCTGTTGGCGATTATGTATTATGCCATGGCATGTGAAAAAGTAGGTATAGATCTCTGGAATAGGGAGAGTGAAAAAGGAGGAAGCATACAGAAGGCTTTGGACTTTTTAAATGCCTATACAGGCAAAAAGCTAGAATGGCCCTATGAGCAAATAAAAGAAAGGGATTTGTCGAGAATAAAGGAGCAGCTTAATATTGCTGCTTACAAGTACCTAGACAAAAGTTATAAAAAAGACGCTGATCAAATGATTAGCCTGAACCCTGAGTTTAGCTATTGGGATCTGGTAAGTTTTAAGCAGATTCGGAAATAG